From a single Candidatus Delongbacteria bacterium genomic region:
- the glgA gene encoding glycogen synthase GlgA, which yields MSDRNRPLSLLFAASEATPWVKSGGLGDVMGALPAALADLDQDVTLVLPLYGNIDREAAGLKPLTRITVPFLGNTFPTSVYTCVPHGGRVRVLFLENQYYFERDSVYTDLATGEGWHDNDERFFFFQLAIVQLLLEGVVEPDVLVLSDWHTSMLPALIRIRYRQHPGLQQIKLVLGLHNLGYQGVFPAEAIDKLGLSRDLLFPMGPFEFYGKLNCLKAGISMSDRIITVSPGYAEEILGSEQGCGLDGVLRQHRDRLHGVLNGIDTQVWNPGEDRWLPYPFTAQKLDRKSRNRVELLREFGLDPEFPGPVIGIVSRLTDQKGIKILAGCLDRILSRDLKMVVLGSGEKVFEQFLLDSARANPGRLGVRIAYSEPLAHLVEGGADMFLMPSLYEPCGLNQMYSMTYGTLPIVRHTGGLKNTVIDFLENADKATGFHFYNYNAAELLEAVDLALAAWKKPKVWRRLQRNGMKQDFSWRNSASEYLRVFRELVS from the coding sequence ATGTCTGACCGGAACCGACCGCTCTCGCTTCTCTTCGCCGCTTCCGAAGCCACGCCGTGGGTCAAATCGGGCGGGCTGGGTGACGTGATGGGCGCACTGCCCGCCGCGCTGGCCGACCTGGACCAGGACGTGACCCTGGTGCTGCCGCTGTACGGCAACATCGATCGCGAAGCAGCCGGCCTGAAGCCGCTGACCCGGATCACCGTGCCGTTCCTCGGAAACACCTTCCCCACCTCGGTGTACACGTGTGTGCCACACGGTGGGAGGGTGCGAGTGCTGTTTCTCGAGAACCAGTACTACTTCGAGCGTGACAGCGTGTACACCGATCTCGCCACGGGCGAGGGCTGGCACGACAACGACGAGCGTTTCTTCTTCTTTCAGCTCGCCATCGTGCAACTGCTGCTGGAAGGAGTGGTCGAGCCCGATGTGCTGGTGCTGTCCGACTGGCACACCAGCATGCTGCCGGCCCTGATCCGCATCCGCTACCGTCAGCATCCGGGCCTGCAGCAGATCAAGCTGGTGCTGGGTCTGCACAACCTGGGCTACCAGGGGGTGTTTCCCGCGGAAGCCATTGACAAGCTGGGCCTCTCCCGTGATCTGCTCTTCCCCATGGGTCCCTTCGAGTTCTATGGCAAGCTGAACTGCCTGAAGGCGGGCATCAGCATGAGCGACCGCATCATCACCGTCTCGCCGGGGTACGCCGAGGAAATCCTCGGCAGCGAGCAGGGCTGCGGACTGGACGGTGTGCTGCGCCAGCATCGCGACCGTCTGCACGGCGTGCTCAACGGCATCGATACCCAAGTCTGGAATCCGGGTGAAGACCGCTGGCTGCCCTATCCCTTCACGGCCCAGAAACTGGATCGCAAGTCGCGCAACCGCGTGGAACTGCTGCGCGAGTTCGGACTGGACCCAGAGTTTCCCGGCCCCGTGATCGGCATTGTCTCACGCCTGACCGACCAGAAGGGCATCAAGATTCTGGCGGGCTGTCTGGATCGCATCCTCAGCCGCGACCTGAAGATGGTGGTGCTGGGAAGTGGCGAGAAGGTCTTCGAACAGTTCCTGCTGGATTCGGCCAGGGCCAATCCTGGACGGCTGGGCGTGCGCATCGCCTATTCGGAGCCCCTGGCGCATCTGGTCGAAGGGGGCGCCGACATGTTCCTGATGCCCAGCCTTTACGAACCCTGCGGGCTGAACCAGATGTACTCGATGACCTACGGCACCCTGCCGATCGTGCGTCACACGGGTGGGTTGAAGAATACGGTGATCGATTTTCTCGAGAACGCCGACAAGGCCACCGGCTTTCACTTCTACAATTACAATGCAGCCGAACTGCTCGAGGCGGTGGACCTGGCGCTGGCCGCCTGGAAAAAGCCCAAAGTCTGGCGTCGCCTCCAGCGCAATGGCATGAAGCAGGACTTCAGCTGGCGCAACAGCGCGAGCGAGTATCTGCGCGTGTTCCGCGAGCTGGTCTCATAG
- a CDS encoding esterase gives MLYNRRLKGSLVVEEIRSQVLQGNPLGDSTLRQVPVYLPPGYHKRSRKFPVIYVLAGLFGSPEGWLDFRAFSENVFQLADRLIAEGLPPFVLVCPDGFTRYGGSQYLNSTGTGRYMDHIIQELVPMIDESYSVDARREARALVGRSSGGFGALRLAMAHPDLFAHALSGSGDLYFRASCIGEIAQIPSLLKAAGGLEAFLAALPGLRRLDAQAATLLNVIALSSCYSPDPEGPHGFRLPVDPESGELRPEVLDLWAAQDPAERLGEDGEALRSLQTLYVEAGNRDEYHADLGARVFAHRCRQAGIPVIHQEYDGGHSGGGWRYEVMFRLLAERFAAL, from the coding sequence ATGCTGTACAATCGCCGCCTCAAGGGCAGCCTGGTGGTCGAGGAGATCCGCAGCCAGGTCCTGCAGGGCAATCCACTGGGAGACTCCACCCTTCGCCAGGTGCCGGTCTATCTGCCTCCCGGGTATCACAAGCGCAGCCGGAAGTTTCCCGTGATCTATGTCCTGGCGGGACTGTTCGGCTCGCCCGAGGGCTGGCTGGACTTCCGTGCCTTCTCGGAGAACGTGTTCCAGCTGGCGGACCGGCTGATCGCCGAAGGACTGCCGCCCTTCGTGCTGGTCTGTCCCGATGGCTTCACACGCTATGGCGGCAGCCAGTACCTGAATTCCACGGGTACCGGGCGCTACATGGATCACATCATCCAGGAACTGGTTCCCATGATCGACGAGTCCTACTCGGTGGACGCCCGGCGCGAGGCCCGCGCCCTGGTGGGACGCTCCTCAGGAGGATTCGGTGCCCTGCGCCTTGCCATGGCCCACCCGGATCTCTTCGCCCACGCGCTCTCCGGCTCGGGCGATCTGTATTTTCGCGCGTCCTGCATTGGCGAGATCGCGCAGATTCCCTCGCTGCTGAAGGCGGCCGGTGGGCTCGAGGCCTTCCTCGCCGCGCTTCCCGGTCTGCGCCGCCTGGATGCTCAGGCGGCCACCCTGCTGAATGTGATCGCCCTTTCCAGCTGCTATTCCCCGGATCCTGAAGGTCCGCATGGATTCCGTCTGCCCGTGGATCCCGAGTCCGGTGAGCTGCGCCCCGAGGTGCTGGATCTCTGGGCAGCCCAGGATCCAGCGGAGCGTCTTGGAGAAGACGGCGAAGCCCTGCGCAGCCTGCAGACTCTGTATGTGGAGGCGGGAAACCGGGATGAGTATCACGCGGATCTGGGGGCACGGGTCTTCGCGCACCGGTGCCGTCAGGCTGGAATTCCGGTGATCCACCAGGAATACGACGGTGGGCATTCGGGAGGCGGCTGGCGTTACGAGGTCATGTTCCGGTTGTTGGCCGAACGCTTTGCGGCGCTATGA